In one window of Buchnera aphidicola (Cavariella theobaldi) DNA:
- the aroQ gene encoding type II 3-dehydroquinate dehydratase, producing the protein MKKNKMKILLINGPNLNLLGTRETSIYGKTTLKNLLNDLRKEADNLNIELIDTQSNAEHVLIEKIHTAKDIINYIIINPAAFSHTSIAIRDALMAIDIPFIEVHISNIYAREHFRSHSWLSDISQGVICGLGMDGYFWALKTAAKRLLDMQIYKKK; encoded by the coding sequence ATGAAAAAAAATAAAATGAAAATTTTATTAATCAATGGGCCTAATCTAAATCTTTTAGGAACAAGAGAAACTAGTATTTACGGAAAAACTACATTAAAAAATTTATTAAATGATCTAAGAAAAGAGGCAGATAATCTCAATATAGAATTAATTGATACACAATCTAATGCAGAGCACGTATTAATTGAAAAAATTCATACAGCAAAAGATATCATTAATTATATCATCATAAATCCCGCTGCTTTTTCCCACACAAGTATTGCTATTAGAGATGCATTAATGGCGATCGATATTCCTTTTATTGAAGTTCATATTTCTAATATTTATGCACGAGAACATTTTCGCTCGCACTCATGGTTATCAGATATTTCTCAAGGTGTTATTTGTGGGTTAGGTATGGACGGTTATTTTTGGGCTTTAAAAACAGCAGCAAAAAGATTATTAGATATGCAAATTTATAAAAAAAAATAA
- the ffh gene encoding signal recognition particle protein translates to MFDNLTERLSHTLRKITHSGRLTEENIKNTTREVRKALLEADVVLSVVKKFINNVKNKSIGLKINKSLTPGQEFIKIVKNELILAMGEKNNKLNFSVQPPAIILFIGLQGVGKTTSMVKLGKFIQEKHKKKILTVSTDIYRAAAIKQLEILSKQAKIDFFPSYENQIPVDIVQKSITYAQNKIYDVLLIDTAGRLHVNIKLMNEIKKIQILSKPIETLLVVDSMMGQDSINMANIFQNYVDISGIFLTKTDSDSRSGIALSIQNITGKSIKFIGTGEKIHQLEKFYPERMANRILGMEDVVSLIEDIEDKIDKSQIKKLTKKIKIGHNFDLNDFLIQIKQMKKIGGLNHLIEKFFHKNILPENQLINCNENTLNTIEAIICSMTPKEKMTPKIIKGSRKKRIALGSGTNIQDINKLLKNFDDAKKMMKKIKKSGLGNMMRGVKNFLPKKF, encoded by the coding sequence ATGTTTGATAACTTAACTGAACGTCTTTCACATACTTTACGTAAAATTACCCATTCAGGAAGACTTACAGAAGAAAATATCAAAAACACCACTAGAGAAGTTCGAAAAGCGCTACTAGAGGCAGACGTAGTATTATCAGTTGTAAAAAAATTTATTAATAATGTTAAAAATAAATCTATTGGTCTTAAAATTAATAAAAGCTTAACTCCTGGGCAAGAATTTATAAAAATAGTAAAAAATGAACTTATATTAGCCATGGGAGAAAAAAATAATAAATTAAATTTTTCTGTTCAACCTCCAGCAATCATATTATTTATTGGTTTACAAGGGGTTGGAAAAACTACAAGCATGGTAAAATTAGGAAAATTTATTCAAGAAAAACATAAAAAAAAAATATTAACTGTGTCAACTGATATTTATCGTGCAGCTGCAATTAAACAGTTAGAAATATTATCAAAACAAGCAAAAATAGATTTTTTTCCATCTTATGAAAATCAAATTCCTGTTGATATAGTACAAAAATCTATAACATATGCTCAAAATAAGATATATGATGTTTTATTAATTGATACAGCAGGAAGATTACACGTTAATATAAAATTAATGAATGAGATAAAAAAAATTCAAATTTTATCTAAACCAATTGAAACTTTATTGGTAGTTGACTCAATGATGGGGCAAGATTCTATAAATATGGCGAATATTTTTCAAAATTATGTTGATATTTCAGGAATATTTTTAACAAAAACAGATAGTGATTCACGCAGCGGTATTGCGCTTTCTATACAAAACATAACTGGAAAATCTATTAAATTTATCGGAACGGGAGAAAAAATACATCAATTAGAAAAATTTTATCCTGAAAGAATGGCAAATAGAATTTTAGGAATGGAAGATGTTGTATCTCTAATTGAAGATATAGAAGACAAAATAGACAAATCACAAATTAAAAAATTAACTAAAAAAATTAAAATCGGTCATAATTTCGATTTAAATGATTTTTTGATACAAATAAAACAAATGAAAAAAATAGGAGGTTTAAATCATTTAATAGAAAAATTTTTTCATAAAAATATATTACCTGAAAATCAATTAATAAATTGTAATGAAAATACATTAAATACTATAGAAGCTATAATTTGCTCTATGACTCCGAAAGAAAAAATGACACCAAAAATTATAAAAGGATCTCGTAAAAAAAGAATTGCATTGGGATCCGGAACAAATATTCAAGATATTAACAAATTATTAAAAAATTTTGATGATGCTAAAAAAATGATGAAAAAAATTAAAAAAAGCGGCTTAGGAAACATGATGAGAGGTGTGAAAAATTTTTTACCTAAAAAATTTTAA
- the tldD gene encoding metalloprotease TldD codes for MTFELVTESLLTTNKIHHSDILSFLDELYVRDLDFGDFYFQSNINESWCLENRIVKEGYYHSDQGIGIRVIQGETTGFAYSDQISLDSLRKTAYMAKSFLNLKGVRNGITLTKKNITPLYCLNNPLDAFSSREKIDLLYRVDKIARQLDQRVIEVNAHLTGSYEQILIAATDGDLATDIRPLVQISINVIVEKDGKRECGKSGGSSRTGYHFFYDKDDIYEDTRINHWTKEAVRIALLNLSSKSAPSGSFPVVLGSGWPGVLLHEAVGHGLEGDFNRKGTSIFTNIIGEKVASELCTIIDDGAMVNQRGSLNIDDEGVKGQHNILIENGILKKYMQDKLNARLMGSQSTGNGRRQSYAYIPIPRMTNTYMLSGESHLDDIIHSVKYGIYAINFSGGQVDITSGKFVFSTAEAYLIEKGKITTPIHNTMLIGSGLEVMQNISMVGNDLKMDQGTGICGKDGQNIPVGIGQPSIKIDSLTIGGTI; via the coding sequence ATGACATTTGAATTAGTTACTGAATCTTTATTAACTACGAATAAAATACACCATTCAGATATATTATCATTTTTAGATGAATTATATGTAAGAGATTTAGATTTTGGAGATTTTTATTTTCAATCTAATATTAATGAATCATGGTGTTTAGAAAATAGAATTGTTAAAGAAGGGTATTATCATTCAGATCAAGGAATTGGCATTAGAGTTATTCAAGGAGAAACTACAGGTTTTGCATATTCTGATCAAATATCATTAGATTCTTTAAGAAAAACTGCTTATATGGCTAAAAGTTTTCTAAATTTAAAGGGTGTTCGTAATGGTATCACATTAACAAAAAAAAATATAACACCATTATATTGTCTTAATAATCCGTTAGATGCTTTTTCATCGCGAGAAAAAATAGATTTATTATATAGAGTAGATAAGATAGCTCGTCAATTAGACCAGCGCGTCATTGAAGTGAATGCCCATTTAACAGGTTCTTATGAACAAATATTAATTGCCGCCACAGATGGTGATTTAGCTACCGATATTAGACCATTAGTTCAGATTTCCATTAATGTTATAGTAGAAAAAGATGGAAAAAGAGAATGTGGTAAAAGTGGTGGTAGTAGTCGTACTGGTTATCATTTTTTTTATGATAAAGATGATATTTATGAAGATACTAGAATTAATCATTGGACTAAAGAAGCGGTTCGGATAGCCTTATTAAATTTATCCTCCAAATCTGCTCCTTCCGGTAGTTTTCCTGTCGTATTAGGATCAGGATGGCCGGGTGTTTTACTACATGAAGCAGTAGGGCATGGTTTAGAAGGTGATTTTAACAGAAAAGGAACTTCAATATTTACAAATATTATTGGAGAGAAAGTTGCATCAGAGTTATGTACAATCATTGATGATGGAGCCATGGTCAATCAACGTGGTTCATTAAATATAGATGATGAAGGTGTAAAGGGCCAACATAATATATTAATTGAAAATGGAATTTTAAAAAAATATATGCAGGATAAATTAAATGCACGATTAATGGGTTCTCAATCAACTGGAAATGGACGTCGTCAATCTTACGCATACATACCAATACCTCGCATGACCAATACTTATATGTTATCTGGAGAATCTCATTTGGATGATATTATTCATAGTGTAAAATATGGAATATATGCAATCAATTTTTCTGGAGGTCAAGTAGATATCACTTCTGGAAAATTTGTATTTTCTACTGCTGAAGCATATTTAATAGAAAAAGGCAAAATCACTACTCCTATTCATAATACAATGCTTATTGGTTCTGGATTAGAAGTGATGCAAAATATATCTATGGTAGGTAATGATTTGAAGATGGATCAAGGAACTGGTATATGTGGAAAAGATGGTCAAAATATTCCAGTTGGAATAGGTCAACCATCTATTAAAATCGATTCTTTGACTATAGGTGGAACTATTTAA
- a CDS encoding chorismate mutase, producing MNSKPSLPPIRNQINNIDKKIVYLLAERKKLIFTIAASKIQNNQEIRDIEREKKLLHDLINYGKKYHLTSEYITCIFQIIIEESVLTQQMLLQQFYNNNKIYPSSFSFLGPNGSYSHIALNEYAQRNCKKYIEKECSTFEEVLLSVENNYTDCAIVPIENNSSGVISEVLSILKNINLFIIGEINICVNHCLLGLKNAKLKNIKTIYSHPQPFKQCSNFIRQFSHWKIKYSKSTTDAIRTVAQYKDITNAALGSAIGGNIYKLNILATNVTNQEKNITRFILLSKNKINISPQIPAKTTIIFNKKNTSNDLVKILILLQKNNITVKTISSKIKQNNLIEEVVYVDIPLNISSSLMQDIIKKVIHLNTNIKILGCYPSAKIIPAVL from the coding sequence ATGAATTCTAAACCTTCTTTACCACCTATACGTAACCAAATTAATAATATAGACAAAAAAATAGTTTATCTATTAGCCGAAAGAAAAAAATTGATTTTTACTATTGCTGCATCTAAAATTCAAAATAATCAAGAAATACGTGATATAGAGCGTGAAAAAAAATTATTGCATGATTTAATTAATTATGGAAAAAAATATCATCTTACCTCTGAATATATTACTTGTATTTTTCAAATCATTATTGAAGAGTCAGTTCTAACTCAACAAATGTTATTACAACAATTTTATAACAACAATAAAATTTATCCATCCAGCTTCTCTTTTTTAGGTCCAAACGGATCTTATTCTCATATTGCACTTAATGAATATGCACAAAGAAATTGTAAAAAATATATTGAAAAAGAATGTTCAACATTTGAAGAAGTTCTTCTTTCAGTAGAAAATAATTATACTGATTGCGCTATTGTACCTATAGAAAACAATTCTTCTGGCGTTATTTCTGAAGTTTTATCTATATTGAAAAACATTAATTTATTTATTATTGGAGAAATAAATATTTGTGTAAATCATTGCCTGTTAGGATTAAAAAATGCTAAATTAAAAAATATAAAAACAATATATAGTCATCCACAACCATTTAAACAATGTAGTAATTTTATTAGACAGTTTTCTCATTGGAAAATTAAATACTCTAAAAGTACAACAGATGCCATCAGAACAGTAGCTCAATATAAAGATATAACTAATGCTGCATTGGGTAGTGCAATAGGGGGAAACATATATAAATTAAATATTTTAGCTACCAATGTCACCAATCAAGAAAAAAATATTACAAGATTTATATTATTATCTAAAAACAAGATAAATATTTCTCCACAAATACCTGCTAAAACAACTATTATCTTCAATAAAAAAAATACATCTAACGATCTTGTAAAAATATTAATATTACTACAAAAAAACAATATTACTGTAAAAACGATATCATCTAAAATAAAACAAAATAATCTAATAGAAGAAGTGGTTTATGTTGATATTCCATTAAATATATCATCGTCATTAATGCAAGATATTATTAAAAAGGTTATACACCTTAATACAAATATAAAAATATTAGGTTGTTATCCCAGCGCAAAAATTATACCAGCAGTATTGTAA
- the rpsP gene encoding 30S ribosomal protein S16 gives MVKIRLARHGAKKRPFYKIVVADSRFSRDGRFIERIGYFNPIAKAQSKNIVFNLERIKHWIQKGAKMSDRVKKLINIV, from the coding sequence ATGGTAAAAATTCGATTAGCTCGACATGGGGCAAAAAAACGTCCTTTTTATAAAATAGTTGTTGCCGACAGCCGATTTTCAAGAGATGGCCGATTTATCGAACGAATAGGTTATTTTAATCCTATAGCAAAAGCTCAGTCTAAAAATATTGTATTTAATTTAGAGCGAATAAAACATTGGATACAAAAAGGGGCAAAAATGTCAGATAGAGTAAAAAAATTAATCAATATTGTATAA
- the trmD gene encoding tRNA (guanosine(37)-N1)-methyltransferase TrmD: MCFNVVTLFPEMFRAITEYGIIGQACKKKIIKINFFNPRDFTNNKNKSVDDRPYGGGPGMIMSAIPLYMAIQKAKSILKNTTVIYLSPQGIKLEQKKIQLLLNKKKIIFVCGRYKGIDQRIIDDQIDEEWSIGDYILTGGELAAMNVIDAMSRLVPGVIKKKESIEEDSFTNRFLDYPNYTKPNNINGMTVPSVLLSGHHKNIRLWRLKASIGKTWIKRPDILEKLSLTEEENKLLNEFKSEFEKNID; the protein is encoded by the coding sequence ATATGCTTTAATGTTGTAACTTTGTTTCCTGAAATGTTTCGAGCTATTACTGAATATGGTATTATCGGACAAGCATGTAAAAAAAAAATTATTAAAATTAATTTTTTTAATCCAAGAGATTTCACAAATAATAAAAACAAGTCTGTAGATGATCGTCCTTACGGAGGAGGGCCGGGAATGATAATGAGTGCTATACCATTATATATGGCAATACAAAAAGCGAAATCTATATTAAAAAACACTACAGTTATTTATTTATCGCCTCAAGGTATCAAATTAGAACAAAAAAAAATACAGTTATTACTAAACAAAAAAAAAATTATTTTTGTATGTGGTCGATATAAGGGTATTGATCAGAGAATTATTGATGATCAAATCGATGAGGAATGGTCAATAGGTGATTATATACTGACTGGGGGGGAATTAGCTGCTATGAATGTTATTGACGCCATGTCTAGACTAGTACCGGGAGTAATTAAAAAAAAAGAATCAATAGAAGAGGATTCATTTACTAATCGCTTCCTAGACTATCCTAATTATACCAAACCAAATAATATAAACGGTATGACAGTTCCATCAGTATTATTATCTGGACATCATAAAAATATTCGTCTTTGGCGACTAAAAGCATCAATTGGAAAGACATGGATAAAAAGACCAGATATATTAGAAAAACTGTCTTTAACAGAAGAAGAAAATAAACTTTTAAATGAATTTAAAAGTGAATTTGAAAAAAATATTGATTAA
- the rplS gene encoding 50S ribosomal protein L19, which translates to MLNIIQTIEQEQLKNDIPTFRPGDTIEVKVWVIEGSKKRLQSFEGVVIAIKNRQLNSSFTVRKISNNEGIERVFQTHSHSINNILVKRKGFVRQAKLYYLRKRTGKSARIKERIN; encoded by the coding sequence GTGCTAAATATTATTCAAACAATAGAGCAAGAGCAGCTAAAAAATGATATACCAACATTTCGTCCTGGTGATACTATTGAAGTAAAAGTATGGGTAATTGAAGGATCTAAAAAAAGATTGCAATCTTTTGAAGGTGTAGTTATAGCTATTAAAAATAGACAATTAAATTCATCTTTTACTGTACGTAAAATATCTAATAACGAAGGCATAGAAAGAGTTTTTCAAACGCATTCACATAGTATCAATAATATTCTTGTCAAAAGAAAAGGATTTGTTAGACAAGCAAAATTATATTATTTAAGAAAACGTACTGGAAAATCTGCTCGTATTAAAGAAAGAATAAATTAA
- the rimM gene encoding ribosome maturation factor RimM (Essential for efficient processing of 16S rRNA): MGKIGKAYGILGWLNIFSFTEKQENIFNYFPWFFIKEKKWEIIQPKNWQKHKNHFVVHIKNIDNRSVAMQFTNANIFINECQLPQLKKNEYYWQDIMNYQVFNTKNTYLGHVINIIRTTHNDIFVIKKKSELFNEKQVLIPVIYEKIIKKIDTIKKIINVQWD, translated from the coding sequence ATAGGAAAAATTGGAAAAGCCTATGGTATTTTAGGTTGGTTAAATATTTTTTCTTTTACAGAAAAACAAGAAAATATTTTTAATTATTTTCCATGGTTTTTTATTAAAGAAAAAAAATGGGAAATAATACAACCAAAAAATTGGCAAAAACATAAAAATCATTTTGTTGTTCACATAAAGAATATTGATAATCGTTCAGTTGCTATGCAATTTACTAATGCCAATATATTCATCAATGAATGTCAATTACCACAGTTAAAAAAAAATGAATACTACTGGCAAGATATTATGAATTATCAAGTATTTAATACAAAAAATACATATCTAGGTCACGTAATAAATATTATCAGAACAACACATAACGATATCTTTGTAATAAAAAAAAAATCAGAATTGTTCAATGAAAAACAAGTACTCATTCCTGTCATTTATGAAAAAATAATTAAAAAAATTGATACTATTAAAAAAATTATCAACGTTCAATGGGACTAA